The region gtttttcaaACGTATTAACTAAGGTTGCAATTTGTACTGTATGATTCGTTTGAGATTTTCCACATCTAATGATAAGATACCATCTGATATCTTAATTTAATTGTAATGACACtatttaattttcaaaatttgcaTTAATGCTTAATAGGTCAAGTTACAAATAAAATTGTTGTTAATTGATTGTCTATAGTTTTAGACCTAAATTATGGGATGTCATCAACCTAAAATTTTCTAAATCGATATTTGTCTTAAGTGTTGAACGATTGCAACATAAAACCATTTTTTAGCATATGATAATTGTTGAACAAATCTTCcataaagtttttaaaaaatcACACCCACCCAATGTCAACAAATACTAAAACAATTTAAATCTTCTTAATTCTTTTTCACCAAGTTTCCTTTATTTAGCAATCTATTAAGCTTCCCTACAAGGCTCTTTTCCTCAATACTATAAAGAAAATTTCCCTGACTCAaacaaacaaatgaaaaaaaaaaaacaatgcaaTTTAGATGGAGGAAACGTAGATATGTCAGATATTTATTTACCTCATACTCCATTCAAACCATATAAATGATGTCTAATTCTAATGCCTTTATGTACACATATTGCTTTTATATTATGATGTTTCATCTAAACAAAACATACAAATCAACAACCAGTAAACTAAAAACATGAACAAAATCAATAACACATAAATCAGCAACCCATACAATATTAACATCAACAAAATCAATCAGATACATTAAAAATCATATGATGACCACAGTTACCATTATTTCTTGAATATCTTTTCCAAGATATCTTATTTATACATGAAAAACAAATTGATTACAACCCTAGATGGAAGATCAAAGGCTGCCACTAAACATCCAAATACAACCCGTAAGAACAGCCAACCGAAGAGCCACCCCTATCGAATGCCACCTCGGAAACTAATGTGTCTCGGAGGCTGTAATTTCCATATGGAGTTGAATTAGGCATGTCATGTAGTTTATACTTAAACACTCCTTTCAATAAATCGGCAAAAGTTCTCTTAAATTATATGTAAATTATATATGATATAGATAACATGTTTACTTGTAGACAATAGTGACATCAACTTTTAATTTAGACTAGCTTGGATAGTTGCAactttattaatataaataacaAAAGTTAAATTACTtaatcatacatcacacaatCACTTGTTTTGTTCACAGACAAGAAAAGCACATACAAACACATTGAAACATAAATAACTTCAAATTTTAAACCAAGAACAACCTCATAAACATCATTTTTTAAACTCAAACTGGAAACATGAATGTTGTAAACTAATCATCCTTCCCAAGTAGCGCAAGAAGGAACCTCTTATAATGACCTGAAGTTTCCTTTGTGATAGCTTGATCAAGTGGCACACTGTTCCTCTTGTGATATTGCTCCATGATAATCTGTAGATCTTTCTCAGCTCGTGTAACGATTACCCGAGTTAGTGCATCCTCGTTAGTCCCACTACTTTTAATTGCATTACGGATCACCTATACAATGGCATACGTCCAATAAGCATATAGATGGTATTCCACAAATGATAATATTGGCAGTTTGTCGTGGTATGGTCGATTTTTGTCTGATTATTTTTAAACTACATTTTTTTTATCAAccattttatattataaaaatgaattatttacatgaatttaaatattttttgtaatttattacTTGTTATTTTATCActgtattaaaatttataaaatattaattacaTATTATAACTATGTGTTTTGAAATATGTTTTATATGAAATATTGGCATGTAGCTAGGTGTTTATTTGATTATAAATTTGGTAGTCGGTCTTCAAATATAGAGTCTGAATAGGATTCTTGTGCGTAATTTtcgtttttatatataatttacaatgtgttttaaaagatgattgaaaATGGCTGATAGCACTAGTCCATGTGTGTTAATGGATTAGTGCATGGTGTCAAACACGTGAATAAAAAAAAGCTAACCTTTTCAAAGTACTTAATCGGGTCACTCATACATCTAATCGTGGTACGTAGTGTTTTTGTGTACCCATTGTCTCGATCATCCTTCAAGTGCTGTAATGGTTAAGAAAAACATTGAGTTTTCAACATATAGAcgatttttttataataataatacataaaaCATCGTATCTTATCAACGAAATTCCTATATACCTTGGTCATACTGCAACCATGTTCATCTTTGTAGTGATTCAAAGTAGCCATGAGTTGCGGCTTGCTCCTTGTGGTGATAATTCGGAGGATTTCTTCATGGTTTAATGTTTTCTCTTCAATGGCATTACGAAGAATGATCGACTCAGACTTTGCCAATTTCAAGTTCACTTCATCACCTTGATACCTATGTATGCTCACCAAACCTACAAGTAACTGTACCAAAGATAAATATCACTTGTTAGATGtgctatttttatatattttattaaaacgGAAATCAAACCAATACAACTCGCCTTTCGGAGATCGTCAGAAGTATGCGAAGCAATGTCTTCTTCCAAAGAACGCTTGTAGCGGCATTGATAGGCTCGCTTGACATCAAAAAGCTCCTCCGGAGAAAGAGTGCACGACAGTTCAATGATCACTCTATAATCGCGGTGCTCCTTACGTAGAGCTACACTTGCTAGCACTGCATTCCGATCTGCAGGGTCCAAATTCCATCGGTACACTGCTCTCTACATACATCGATTAACCCATACACATATTATTCATAAGATTTACACccacaaaaaagaaaaataataaaaaaataaaaattcacaGTAGAATATCATCATGAATACCTCAAAATCACCAGATAACTCATGTTCAAGCCTCTTCACAAGATCCTCGTCATACATATCTTGGTAAGCCTCCCTTATCAGTTTCCTTTGAGTAGCATTTCGATGTGCCAGAATCGCTATTACAGCTTTTTCATCCGTTCCCCATCCTGTTCATATAAaagcaaataaatatataaatgagcaaattaattatataaattaaaGGACGAAGAAATATTAGAGAGATAAGATCTAAAACCATGGCAGGCCTTTTTAAGAAGCTCAGCATCGACACCAGGATAAGCATCTTCAACGGTTACGATGGTGGCCATGGCTTTCTTTGTATTAGGGTATTGAGATAAACCGAAGAATTTATAGGGAAACGAAGTCGAAGGTAATGCCCCTTCTTCACTCTTTGCATTGGGTTCTTCCCTTGTCGTTTCCTTCAAAAATATTGAATATTGAAACCCACTATACTAAgcaaagattatatatatatatatatatatatatatatatatatatatatatatatatatatatatatatatatatatatatatatatatatatatatatatatatatatatatatatatataaaggttcaaATAAGAACCAAAAAAGAATAATAACCATAAGAACCATTACCTGATGCGTCTAAGATCTATTAACTTCAAATTCTTCCCTTTTAATATTTAGagcaaaaaccttcatttatatcCTTAACCACCAATCTGATGAACACCATCACTGTCATCGGCTAttgcaccaccgccaccaccagtGACGAtgacttcaccaccaccaccagtgaCGATGTCTCCACCACCACTAGTATCTCCGATAGGGTGTATTTTCTCATATTCTGATTAGAATATCTTCCTCCTACCTTCTATGTCACATCATTACCACCCCCTTCATGTCTGAACATCCATCGCCACTGCTTCCACACACTCTTTTCTACAGATCTACGAGATCCGGCTCCAGATCTATGATTTTTGACGCTAGATCTACAATTTCCTATTTCAGATCTACAAGTTTTTCAGCTAGATCTCGTGATATTGAAGGAGTTCCGATGGGATCTCGAGACATGGAAGGATTTCCAAGGAAATCTAATGTTCAGACAAAGGAGTTCCGATGGAATCCAAGCTGACACCGGTGCTGCCATCTAAATATGTGATTTCTGCTCTAGATCTATGAGATCCACCACCATTCAACCACTATAGAACCACCAGTAGTGTCTTCCTCCTCCAAATTTGTAAGTTCTGCCACTAATCACCACCAGCAATGATGACTATAATGTCACTGACAATTGATGAGGCCAGCTACAGGAGCATCAACATCCGACGAGACAAGGTCTATTAGATCTTGCGAGTGGCAAAGCTAGATCGATAAGATTTGGTGGTGTTGTTACAGCTGATGTGTCACTCGGCATCTTCTTCACAACAGGTACATTATGATGAGGTTCACATGAGTGTTTTTTTAACCTTTGtacaattattttcatgtttatttattgtgttttatATCTTACTCCATCTTTGCTACCTATTACGTGTTAAAGGCTTAGAAAAAATCAGAATCAAGAATCATTTCATGATGCATACAACGTGTTTGATGATTTGCCTGAATGAAAATTTGAAACTGTAAATAGTGTTTTTATACATTAAGTTGTGAATAAGTGTATAAACTTATGTATTAATATTTGAATAACCTAAATGCTACTGtgattattttttttgtatttatcacTAATATGAGTTGTATAAGTATTGTGAATGGTTTTTTTGATGCATACAAGGCGTTTGATGATTTGTGTGAGTgaaaattataaaatttgaaaaGTGTCTTTAAGTTGTGAACACTGTAAATGAGTGTCATAAACgactttattaaactgtgaattaaatTCTTAAAATGTGAGTTTTAATTTGAGAATATAGTAATGAATGtataattttgtgtattaaacatCAAATTTATTATACTAAGTTGTGAATTTGAGTATTAAATTGTGATTTTACtctattaagctgtgaattttgtatattaaactgtgaattaactATATTGAGAATTTTAACTTGATAATATGGATGTGAATTTATacttttgtgtattaaattatgaaCTTATTGTAATAAGTTGTGATTTTATGtattaagttatgatttttatgtttaaactgtgaattaactGTATTATCTGtgaatttttttgtttaaactttattaactatattaagttgtgaattctttgtattaaattgttatttttgtgTTTAAAAATGTGAATTAATtgcattaagctgtgaattttctgtttaaactgttaattgattgtattaagctgtgaatttttaaTGAATTTGGTGTTAAAATATGAATACTTTATGTAAGTATGTTTACATTGATTTTCTTATAAATATATTTACtttttgtgttgtataaatatataaaaatgtattagtttttattattattttgcattaatgtagcacctggttcctggtacgtaaaatttatcctAGTAATTgtcattttagccttggactcggcgagttgtaggtccgactcgccgagtagggacgctgtaacgtcccaaaattcaagactaaaaatttcttttaataaaacattactttaagcaaattcatcattttaaaacataaacaaagtattagtttccaaaatacatgttcgttatcagagtaaacattctcaggctgtcttaaactatggtgtgtgccatgcgatcaccccgagctcttccctccgctaccgaaagtacctgaaaccaaaactgaaaaccgtaagcacgaagcttagtgagttccccaccctaccacataccatgcataaccacatactgcacatactgggctacgcccgctatcctgggcctcgccccctacctcggccctcgcccgctacaacggccccgccgctccaggccccgcctagcttcgagccctgctcggatacagatctgtttcacttaggcctcaccTATCACAgcgcctcgcccactaacatataatagcacgtaagcatatcacatcacatcacataatctaaacacatactaacagatcatgtcctaaggcctcgcctatctctgggccccgcccttgtcctgctcctgatgagtcatggaaccccgtccatactcctgctgatagtgaggtacgggcccagcccaccctcactccttccctaacttgggcctcgcccctgctctgctgctactgagatgtggaacaccatccacacctTCTATttgtgagatacgggacctcgcccacacttacctccctaccaggcacatacaagtatcacacagacaacaagtataaactatcacataaaccattccttgggcacccgccctctatcattggacctcgtgccgaataacatactagcatactgtgcctagggctaacccccgtgtcttctactcataactacatgggccggcattgtggcggTAGACCCATttatacaaagggaaactcacctgcactggttgaactggctgatgaacccactagctgctgcccggcaactctctgaactcttgctccactcgctccccgagctaccaatgtcaaagcaacactgagtctaactgacccccgaaagacaaccaagtcaactctggtcaaagtcaaggtcctggtccaagtcaaccttccaggtcaaccctactcgccgagtcaccctactgactcgccgagttcatatgttcagagtccttccattcgcgactcgactcgccgagtcagtccatgacttgccgagtctaccgatttccgagtcctgacctgtccaactcaccgagtctccattcgactcactgattcgagtctcaacttgaagggtttggggtttcgcaacctgactcgccgagtccaagaacaaactcgccgagtccaggataaccttcaacagactcgccgagttgttcatccaactcaccgagttcctacccaacttcgtctgactcgacgagctgttcatcccactcgtcgagttcctccaattcatcatgctactcgccgagtccactcaaaggactcgccgagtccattcagatctccatacatgcagaggacttttgagtcatgcatggactccaaactgtagatctacccttcccaaacccattcctcacgtaaagttgcaaactttacgtgtagagaaggagatctaggcaaaatacaccacaaactagggtttaaggcaaggaggctccataatcaactcaagggctgctactttatgcttctcaagaccataatatgcttagatctgaataGCAACTTCAGATTTGGCTTTTAAGTCAAAATAATAACactatggctaaaaagccccaacaaccacacatagatctaggtgcaaaaagggtccacgaactagtttattacctccaaatgctcagaatgaactcacaatcccagatGTATAGTCCCTTCTTGCTACTCCAAGTTCCtttttccttctccaagctttaatgcaccttccaaggcaacaaatggctcaaatagaggatatggcggctagggtttaatgttctgggtgaaagaagcagtaaaggaaccctaggggagagaatgaggcgcttaaataggctccaagtcccgaatttagggttttccttgcacagaccagactcgccgagttggtcacttacacctcgacccggatcccgctcggactcgccgagtccctccttggactcgtcgagtcgacccctaaacttagggttttctttcctttcttggtcttcaaaactttgggtgttacagacGCGGTCCgggggcacgtttaagttggcaactcggcgagtcaccgctgtctgttgaaaccctaaatttcaagggtttgcaccctatttaaacactcatttccgccccaacctctcccccattcaccctcagagctcccaacatcaTCTTTGCCcttttccttgtgagattgaagtgttttgggtgtgttcttgaagtttttggaggagaaagaggagtagatcaagaacaGGAGAATGAGGCCAAGCATTTTTGTGTCATCTCAATGTTTTCCttaaggtatagctcgtttcccctctgtttcaagcttgtagtccctaatagcttcatgaaagtcctttttgagccattcttCAAGCTTTTTTGTGCTTGGTGGGTTGTAATtagttgttagcctttagatctaggcatgatttagtccctggagcttggatctactgcctttatggagtcatacTGCATGAAAGTTTTAGATTTACCCCTTTTGGTAcactttgagccctaaaaccttcattggtgattatctacaagtaaagttggaaactttacatttaaaccaggccctaggaaccTAGATCTataaatggcatggactggattcaagccaaatcgcgtgtatagtttttgcatgaggcagactcggcgagtcgttcatctgactcggcgagtcgggtcgcgagtccccggGTTGTTCC is a window of Lactuca sativa cultivar Salinas chromosome 1, Lsat_Salinas_v11, whole genome shotgun sequence DNA encoding:
- the LOC111878956 gene encoding annexin-like protein RJ4 yields the protein MATIVTVEDAYPGVDAELLKKACHGWGTDEKAVIAILAHRNATQRKLIREAYQDMYDEDLVKRLEHELSGDFERAVYRWNLDPADRNAVLASVALRKEHRDYRVIIELSCTLSPEELFDVKRAYQCRYKRSLEEDIASHTSDDLRKLLVGLVSIHRYQGDEVNLKLAKSESIILRNAIEEKTLNHEEILRIITTRSKPQLMATLNHYKDEHGCSMTKHLKDDRDNGYTKTLRTTIRCMSDPIKYFEKVIRNAIKSSGTNEDALTRVIVTRAEKDLQIIMEQYHKRNSVPLDQAITKETSGHYKRFLLALLGKDD